Proteins encoded in a region of the Cytobacillus pseudoceanisediminis genome:
- a CDS encoding response regulator, producing the protein MGIRQENKTGLIIEEMQAAPIFNMLTANIIRSKAPITAIFLGVYKESILLEGDLEAIEDDITSYLNAQIRQTDMLIKLSKAFQWCVILPQSKEEEANAFLSRLFQGVQKENDWLFQVHQLAFSAGVIEIRNNEINYDELMLIGYRSLERSIRLGDWNIEYIEDFKETAPEEIRVSILEEDEVFSRILNMSLENLPLKRVDLNINTFQDGLEFLESDWHSSSHTHLVIMNDILPRKNGFEVLYNIRRWPNNKRFIIFMLTKRTTEEDMIFAFENGADAYLAKPFNIRLFEAQVKGTLERLWK; encoded by the coding sequence GTGGGGATTAGGCAAGAAAATAAGACGGGATTAATAATTGAAGAGATGCAGGCTGCTCCAATCTTCAATATGTTAACTGCTAATATTATAAGATCAAAAGCACCTATTACAGCAATTTTCTTAGGCGTTTACAAGGAATCAATATTGCTTGAGGGAGATTTGGAAGCAATTGAAGATGATATAACATCATACCTTAATGCTCAAATACGTCAAACAGACATGCTGATAAAGTTATCCAAGGCATTTCAATGGTGTGTTATCTTACCCCAAAGCAAGGAGGAAGAGGCAAACGCCTTTTTAAGCCGTCTTTTCCAGGGAGTTCAAAAGGAGAATGATTGGTTATTTCAGGTGCATCAGCTAGCGTTTTCAGCAGGTGTGATAGAAATAAGAAACAATGAAATTAATTATGATGAGTTAATGCTTATTGGGTACAGATCACTTGAAAGATCCATAAGGCTAGGGGATTGGAATATAGAATATATAGAAGATTTCAAAGAAACAGCCCCTGAGGAAATAAGGGTTAGCATTCTCGAAGAAGATGAAGTTTTCAGCCGCATTCTAAATATGAGTCTGGAAAATCTTCCATTGAAACGGGTGGATCTTAATATTAATACGTTTCAAGATGGCTTGGAATTCCTTGAATCAGACTGGCATTCATCGAGCCATACTCATTTAGTTATAATGAATGATATTTTGCCCAGAAAGAACGGGTTTGAGGTCCTATATAATATTCGAAGATGGCCTAACAATAAACGATTTATCATTTTTATGCTTACGAAAAGAACTACAGAAGAAGATATGATTTTTGCCTTTGAGAATGGAGCCGATGCGTATTTAGCCAAGCCGTTCAATATCCGTTTGTTTGAAGCACAGGTGAAAGGGACACTGGAAAGATTATGGAAATGA
- a CDS encoding HEAT repeat domain-containing protein, with protein sequence MFIIIMLLVLICLAFYIAVQYEKKQALITRKNEYLNELSSVWHDYLVKSKEADLAKLKPSNKEEYEITEKILLCYVKNLSNSEILLKINGFANEFLTDYYALLLRSRKWSLRMNALYRTADFKLETLIEECHLLEQRKCTPEEIHQIYKIYSIMDFDSLVEKLQANKDTFTEIEYSRLLTFISDKDLNHMVTLFEEFPYKCQLAIVNALGHRRLQEYVSFFEKLILHTDPEMRLRSLKAIFETGWVIDIEKYLHFVHSDIWEERLHVTKLLGRLPLEDSYSYLQKLLKDQSWKVRSEAANTIGKIKDGKKMLIEFVDTSSDRYAIEIANEIIRKGT encoded by the coding sequence GTGTTCATAATTATTATGCTGCTGGTTTTAATTTGCCTGGCATTTTATATTGCAGTTCAATATGAGAAAAAACAAGCTCTAATAACAAGGAAAAACGAATACTTAAATGAACTATCAAGTGTCTGGCATGATTATTTGGTTAAAAGTAAGGAAGCTGATCTTGCAAAATTAAAGCCCTCCAACAAAGAAGAATACGAGATTACAGAAAAAATACTTCTATGCTATGTGAAAAACTTATCTAATAGTGAGATTCTGTTGAAAATTAATGGTTTTGCGAATGAATTTCTTACAGACTATTATGCGCTTTTATTGAGAAGCCGTAAATGGAGTCTAAGGATGAATGCTTTATACAGAACAGCTGACTTTAAATTGGAAACACTGATTGAAGAATGCCATCTGCTTGAGCAAAGGAAGTGTACACCAGAGGAAATACATCAAATCTATAAAATATACTCAATCATGGATTTTGATTCTTTAGTGGAAAAGTTACAAGCAAATAAAGACACATTCACTGAAATAGAATACAGTAGACTGCTAACCTTTATTTCTGATAAGGATTTAAATCATATGGTTACTTTATTTGAAGAGTTCCCATACAAATGTCAGTTAGCGATTGTAAATGCACTTGGTCATAGAAGACTGCAGGAATATGTTTCCTTTTTTGAAAAATTGATTTTGCATACAGATCCAGAAATGCGATTACGCTCTTTAAAAGCTATATTCGAAACAGGGTGGGTTATCGACATTGAAAAATATCTGCATTTTGTGCATTCGGATATTTGGGAGGAAAGGCTGCATGTCACAAAATTATTGGGCCGTCTTCCACTGGAAGATTCGTACTCATATCTCCAAAAATTGCTTAAGGATCAATCTTGGAAGGTACGCTCTGAAGCGGCCAATACTATCGGGAAAATTAAAGATGGGAAAAAAATGCTAATAGAGTTCGTGGACACTTCCAGTGACCGTTATGCTATTGAGATAGCGAATGAAATAATCAGGAAAGGAACGTAA
- a CDS encoding glycosyltransferase family 2 protein: MEKFTETIGLFFGSAILIYMLIVIFAYTFMLVIAFIHIRKHYLLDKEEADEENLSSINMKPISIIVPAYNEEAGILDTVHSLLSLRFPQTEVIIVNDGSTDSTQNKLIQEFKFLEVEKVYRQELSTKPVKRIFQSAVYQGVWLIEKENGGKADALNTGINFARFPYFCSIDGDSILNEKSLLKVMNPIISSDGEVIAAGGNVRIANGSIVHSGTVRKTQLAKNSLVLMQVIEYLRAFMMGRISFSKYNLVLIISGAFSVFSKEWTVKAGGYAANSIGEDMELVVKLHRYLKENKLKKRIEFVPDPVCWTEAPEKLSILRKQRRRWHQGLIESLWKHKRITLNPKYGAIGMVSFPYFWLVECLGPIFELGGYLYIIAAFFLGEIYFEFAVLLALLFILYGSVLSIASLLLDAWNKDVYPTKSDLFRLIFMSLTEVFWYKPLTLLWRMEGLMFFIIRRKEWGNMQRIGHSSKGQSI; encoded by the coding sequence ATGGAGAAATTTACCGAAACAATAGGACTGTTCTTCGGGAGCGCAATCCTTATTTACATGCTAATCGTTATTTTTGCTTACACTTTTATGCTCGTAATTGCCTTTATCCATATCCGTAAGCATTATTTGCTTGATAAAGAGGAAGCGGATGAAGAAAACTTAAGCAGTATTAATATGAAGCCTATCTCCATTATTGTACCTGCTTATAATGAGGAAGCAGGAATATTGGATACAGTTCATTCCCTGCTTTCCCTTCGATTTCCTCAGACTGAGGTTATTATTGTTAATGATGGTTCCACAGATAGTACTCAGAACAAACTAATCCAGGAATTCAAATTTCTTGAAGTAGAAAAAGTCTACAGGCAGGAGCTTTCTACAAAGCCCGTTAAGCGGATTTTTCAATCAGCCGTCTATCAGGGGGTATGGCTGATTGAAAAAGAAAATGGCGGGAAGGCTGATGCTTTAAATACAGGCATAAATTTTGCAAGGTTCCCTTACTTTTGTTCGATAGACGGAGATTCCATTCTTAATGAGAAATCGCTCCTCAAGGTCATGAATCCAATTATATCATCAGATGGTGAAGTTATAGCTGCTGGCGGGAATGTCAGAATTGCAAATGGCAGTATTGTTCATTCCGGCACTGTAAGAAAAACACAATTAGCGAAAAATTCCCTTGTATTAATGCAGGTAATTGAGTATTTGAGAGCCTTTATGATGGGAAGGATTTCATTCAGCAAGTATAACCTGGTTCTAATAATCTCCGGGGCATTTAGTGTGTTCTCCAAGGAATGGACCGTCAAAGCTGGAGGTTATGCTGCAAATTCCATCGGGGAAGATATGGAATTGGTTGTAAAGCTCCATCGATATTTAAAAGAAAATAAATTAAAGAAGAGGATAGAATTTGTTCCTGATCCTGTCTGCTGGACTGAGGCTCCAGAAAAACTTTCAATACTAAGGAAACAAAGAAGAAGATGGCATCAAGGCCTAATTGAAAGTCTCTGGAAGCATAAACGTATCACTTTGAATCCAAAGTACGGCGCAATTGGAATGGTTTCCTTTCCATATTTCTGGCTTGTAGAATGCCTGGGACCGATTTTTGAGTTAGGCGGATATCTTTATATCATAGCAGCCTTTTTTCTGGGGGAGATCTATTTTGAATTTGCTGTCTTATTGGCCCTCTTATTTATACTTTATGGGAGTGTTCTTTCTATTGCTTCCCTCCTGCTGGACGCATGGAACAAAGATGTTTACCCCACAAAGAGCGACCTCTTTCGCCTTATTTTTATGTCTTTAACAGAGGTTTTCTGGTATAAGCCGCTGACACTTTTATGGCGGATGGAAGGACTTATGTTTTTCATAATTAGAAGAAAAGAATGGGGAAATATGCAGCGGATCGGACATTCTTCGAAAGGACAATCAATATGA